Part of the Salmo salar chromosome ssa10, Ssal_v3.1, whole genome shotgun sequence genome is shown below.
CCTTGGCGACGCCGATACTGAGAGCTCTCCTTGGGGCAAAAGAGACATCAATGCCTGCAAGACTGAAAGATGAATCTGGGACCTTCGCTTTCTCCTCTTCTGTTTTTTGATTGATTGTAGTCTCATCCTTACTCTCACTGCTAGAAGAGGGTGAACCTGGGGCAGCAGGTGGAGCTTCCTGAGGGGGCTGAATATCCAGACGCTTACTGAGTCTGAGGTCTCCAACCCTTGTCCCGTCTGAGGGCAATGACTGTTGGGGAAGGGGTTCCTTTGTGCTGATGGCACTATGGGTGGTTAGAGCCAAGACAGTTGACCTTGTCTCAGGCTCTGGTTGATATTTAAAACCTTCCTTGGAGAAGCCAATATTGAGAGCTTTCCTTGGCACCAAAGAGACAGTGTCTCCAAGACTGAGAGATTGATCCCTGTACATGACATCTGGAACTTGAGCTGAATCCTCATCATGCTCCTTGTTCACTGTGTACTTTGTGGGTTCATCCCCACGATCACTTAACCAATCAAAGCACTCCTGTGTTTTCAGAGCACTCTGAACTTCCTGTATCAGTTCACCTACATTCTGGACAATCATCTTCTCCTTCACTACCTCTGTCTCTGGGTTCACAGTGTACACTGTAGGTTCATTCCCACTGTAATTTAGGTTCAGCTCAAGCAGCTTATTATTCTCCCTCTGGTCTTTCACCAGCGGTTCTTCATTCCGAGCTTGTTCATACTCCTTTCTCAACTGATCGTCAAAAGCAGAACCCGAGAGATCTTGACTGCTGGACTGTGCCGATGCACCTCGGATGGAATCAGGGAACTCAAAGCTCTCTCCACTGTCATTCCACAGCTCAGGCTCCATTGGGTTTGGATCTGCCTTGATTGGTTTCCAATCAGTAAAGGGCTCCTCTGTAAATCCAGGGATCTCACCCATGCTGCCGATCTTGATCTGTGGCACATCAACTTGTTTAACCATAGGGAAATCTGAACTCTGCTCAAAGGAGTCATTTTCCTTCTGGAGGGATTGATGCTCCCAGGGATTATTCTGGGTCTTGTGCTTCTCCTCCAGTCTTTGAGCCAAATAGTTTTTGGGCCAGTCCATATCCTGATCCCTATCCGGCCTCTCCTTGTCAGAGTGTGAAGACACGGACGAGCTTCGATATCCCTGCAACTGTTCTGGGTCAGGGATGGGTTCAAACTCCATGCCATGGTGGGTATGGACTGGGTGAGCATCCACTTGTGGTTCactcagagagacatcagagagttCTCCACTATGGGTGTCTGTCTCTGAGCTGTCCGGTTGGGAGCTGACAGAGTCCTGTGCTCTGGGCTTCTCATTAGGTGGGTGATGGACCTCAAGGGAGGGGTGTGAGATATCCCTCGCATAAACATTCTCATATGTTGCATCATATTCCCCAGCGAGGTTGTCCTGTCTGCCATTGGCCACAGTATCATAGTATGGAATGCTACTCTGATCCCTTATTTCTGAAGGATGTCCTCTGAATGTCACTCTACTCTCcgtgtgtgttcctagttcctccCGAGCCTCATCTGAATAGGCGTCATTGTCGTAGGAGCCCTGCCCAGCGGAGGAGACCGACTGGGCTGGGGAGGAGCTTTGCTTGGTACGGTTACAGCACCTCTTCCAGAGAGGGTCCAGGAGAGGTCTGGCAAGAGCACCAAGTATAAATGCTAACAGGAAGGTGATGAatacagagaggcagacagccaGGACCAGGTCAGACTGTGTTCTCTGAGAAGCCCTGTGGAGATCTAGAGAGTTCAGGTCTGTCCCTTGACCCTCCCTCTGGAGGCTGCCTACCTCTGTGTTTATCagcttcctctcccagtgtaAACTCCTGGTGCCTCTGCTTTTCCTCTGTGTCTTATGGACATGGATGTTAAATACAGATATATACTGCTCTTCTGGCCCAGACATGCACACGTACAGCCCTGCGTCTTCCTCTGTGATGTCACTGATCAGCAGGCCCGTCTGACTTCCAGAAACTTGTCCATTAGTCGTCCACCATGTTGAATCTAGAACAAATACATCAAGTGTATTACTGTCATAAAGCCAAGCATGATAAAAAAAATTGCATTAAGGATGCTACTTTATTCACATTTATACGATTGATCTGAAATGTAAGTTGTTACAAACAAATTAATATTGGTGTAATGCAACAAGTGAAAGGCAGCAGCTTCCTGTCTGGCTGTGTTACCTTGCTGTGGAGGGCCGCAGGGCAGCAGGATTTCTGTCCCCTCAGTCACTGTCACATCCTGGTGGAGCCCCTCCCTGTTCTCAGCTGTAGAGCAGGTGAGGTCACTGTCCTCCAGGTGTAGCAGGTCTCTACCTGcatgggtggagggggaggaacataccacccccctccaggtctgctGCAGGGCCCTGTCCCTGTCGTAGGCCATCCACCTCCTCACGTTCCGCAGGCTACAGTCACACCTCCACCTGTTACCACTCACCTCCACCAGGGCATTCAGGTTACGCAGTGACAGGTAGGCGGATGGAGGGATTGTGGTCAACAGGTTGAAGCTCAGATCCAGGACCTTTGAAGGATGTCATTATGAAAATTATAGGAATGTCAGAAATCTGTTATAGTACTGAGCTCAGGTGAGGTTTGGGTCAGGTGGTAACCGGATAACATGTTGTGATGCAGTAGTTACTATTAATGATTTGTAGTTACCCTGAGCTCCGGGAGGTCCCTGAGGGCATGTGGGTGGAGGTTGGAGATGTGGTTATGCTGCAGGCGAAGCTCTCTCAGATGGGGGAACCTGCAAAGATCTCCAGGTTGCAGACCAGAGATCCTGTTGTGGGAGAGCTGCAGCACCTGCAGGAACTCGCTACCTCCCAGGCCTAGTGGACAGCGCACCAACATAGTCCTCACATTAGTGGCATAATGTCACAGATGACTAGGATGGCACCTGTTTGTCCTCAGTAATGCACAGAGGATGGTAATCATGAGGTGGTTGCCTATATGATCACAGAAGTCCCCTTCTCACCTTTGTACTGTTCTGTATGTGGGCAGTAAGCTGACATGACATTCCTCCCATAGCTTTACAAGCAGGAGACCACCCTGAGATGAATGAATACCTGCCCTTACATGTCCCCGCCTACCTGTCTGGGAAGCCACAGCAACACCTGCTCCCTATACCTGACATGACTGAACTAGGAGGCACTGATAGCGTTTGTTTACCCCCACTATAGGGTTTACTCTAGTGTacatactgtagtgtttacttcGCCGGGCCATTGTGGTGACATCTGTGTACATTACTACGGTGTGGTGGTAACAAAGACGCAGAGGAATTATTACTACAAGACATTGGGGACGCTGAGTTATTGACAATCAAATGGTTTTGTACTTGGAACAGATTTGTTTTTAATGAATTATATGCTAAACATTGTCCTGGCTAGAGTATAAACAAATGACTAGGGTTGGTTAGCCTGGTGATTTAAGAGCATttagccagtaaccgaaaggttgctggttcaaatcctgaGATGACTAGGTGAAAAGCCTGCCTatgtgccattgagcaaggcacttgctcctaattgctcctgtaagtcgctctggataagaatgtctgccAAAATGGAACTGTTATGACTGATTCAGGCCAAGGATTTCTGTTGACAGAATTTAGTTTACACTGATTTTCAGTCTCTCCTGCGGTCTCCTCTTTTCACTAGGCTGACACTGCTGAGCTGAAGTGAGGCATTGTGGGTCTGGGCTTCCTTAGAGGAGCGCTAGGAGACTGTGAGCAGAATACCAAGCAGCACGGAGAGGCCTCTGTCTCACAGAGCAACTGCCAACAGTCCTCACAAACCTCAAACAAGGAGAAAACACAATCACCAGTGAATGAACACACCACTAAAAGGTTCAACTCCTCTGATGGAATTGTAAAAAAGCAAGATAATACTACTGTAAAATTATGATTGAGGCATTTTCCTCCTTTAAAACACAATCATTACACTTTTACACCCTCTGATGAACCATTGGAATGTCAGTAAACAGCGTCTACAATTGGCTGAAGATTGTACAATGATTTGTCAAATTCATTTTGTGATTGATTGACTGGGCCAGTTTAATCATTTCCGAGAAGAGCAAAGTCCTAATTATGTTGGATAATCATTCATAAGAGTATGGGTGTTCATGCATGTgcgtgtacagtgcattcagaaagtatttagaccttgactttttccacattttgttacgttagacttattctaaaatggataa
Proteins encoded:
- the lrrc66 gene encoding uncharacterized protein lrrc66, coding for MSSSFRLYTMQTRRGLFVMAVSQWMFCAAVLLLLIQGLQCFPTPPTCPEPCLCQRGPLLNCSSAGLSQAPQHIPSTINDLDLSHNLLNSLAPSWPNWGLNNLWLGHNSITHLSLCVGRTWRGKHGRIPLSHNRGRCVSWAPALQLLSAERNQLEMIPEGLGGSEFLQVLQLSHNRISGLQPGDLCRFPHLRELRLQHNHISNLHPHALRDLPELRVLDLSFNLLTTIPPSAYLSLRNLNALVEVSGNRWRCDCSLRNVRRWMAYDRDRALQQTWRGVVCSSPSTHAGRDLLHLEDSDLTCSTAENREGLHQDVTVTEGTEILLPCGPPQQDSTWWTTNGQVSGSQTGLLISDITEEDAGLYVCMSGPEEQYISVFNIHVHKTQRKSRGTRSLHWERKLINTEVGSLQREGQGTDLNSLDLHRASQRTQSDLVLAVCLSVFITFLLAFILGALARPLLDPLWKRCCNRTKQSSSPAQSVSSAGQGSYDNDAYSDEAREELGTHTESRVTFRGHPSEIRDQSSIPYYDTVANGRQDNLAGEYDATYENVYARDISHPSLEVHHPPNEKPRAQDSVSSQPDSSETDTHSGELSDVSLSEPQVDAHPVHTHHGMEFEPIPDPEQLQGYRSSSVSSHSDKERPDRDQDMDWPKNYLAQRLEEKHKTQNNPWEHQSLQKENDSFEQSSDFPMVKQVDVPQIKIGSMGEIPGFTEEPFTDWKPIKADPNPMEPELWNDSGESFEFPDSIRGASAQSSSQDLSGSAFDDQLRKEYEQARNEEPLVKDQRENNKLLELNLNYSGNEPTVYTVNPETEVVKEKMIVQNVGELIQEVQSALKTQECFDWLSDRGDEPTKYTVNKEHDEDSAQVPDVMYRDQSLSLGDTVSLVPRKALNIGFSKEGFKYQPEPETRSTVLALTTHSAISTKEPLPQQSLPSDGTRVGDLRLSKRLDIQPPQEAPPAAPGSPSSSSESKDETTINQKTEEEKAKVPDSSFSLAGIDVSFAPRRALSIGVAKDSSYHPPPEPESRWSGLGLTSQTVISTKDEGFKKYTKPLPQLSLPKTSLPFSTSSDRMMAEESPTQLFYVPPLGRRLDSHPPQEAPPAAPRTPPPSGSSSSSTGSEDETTMNQKRKEKAKIPDVTYRDYSLRSGDTSTKVSFSPRKDLNIGFSSESSQYQHESVTRYESVTRTKGGDFDEDSKLHPQMSLPKTSLLSTTSSDRVRTEEPPVKIYIPGLRRHQNIQPSQEAPPAKSSSSSCESGDETPEHTMKPAKDITDYFSPRRTLNISFNNSASTTDKVERKTGAEDRWDQPRLGKVKALSERTRRDTEESFTDMNVSFSQIRALNINFDVSDSSTDEVGRGTGADYSNPTEEISPSPQLSLYKTSRFFSTPTDEARPKGEYSLQIPLHRKHLVVDIQPPLALPDAPSTPPPSPEGEEAAGSGWRSREQQMRAMDGFGCNSMTQGDRSYMGLVVAKPFGISRPYQSVTSETIMTTPCSEVSTSGDLNMTYSNSTLHFETHKEGSEA